A DNA window from Phragmites australis chromosome 11, lpPhrAust1.1, whole genome shotgun sequence contains the following coding sequences:
- the LOC133884715 gene encoding uncharacterized protein LOC133884715, whose amino-acid sequence MGVEAKQDSLCSIKKALRCSIRTSWRCASEHRALFSAFLLLCLLYKSSPGFFAFLLSSSPVIICTTLLLGVLLSYGSTHLPEIDEDRKAPADISTPKFGCSSRNVHLKAYQRFSVPAIKDNIIRDASFGRANSNKHIDPDESLPLLKRVDQQDERVDAAGGRLDKMLTSVPFIETLQHEVVKKEYMKAYAKKESKDAFSSKGKDNEYANLFEDVHQYRVDGKETTFRLHSSSENVREDVETVAKPNHQGRVFIDARRGEVADVSEHKAVDGSAGKCRWGRAFSVRQRKKLADIKIEAINSVVDDQLDCSLCSPFTGVGSHDCSPGFDPDNAERYSPDVSTTNTAPVLDVTETDPLLCANFSCPDPINNDDLDNHSNISSQNSQPDSDSNDVADNSKAKDDGEEKDAGNEPAFLWTADDEKNAMDLGYSEMERNRRLEILMAKRKSRKHMDVGGIADDLSSFRPQVLLISAPRMNPFADEAEMPGSAPPILHPRKSPFDFLTEQPNDNGVPACHNLNSQKFMPDSHQDMLFKRHESFNLGKLQRHVPQFKPCFVLEEFNSEEASRSNFQRQFSDRSVSRLSVVSECDTVSSVGDQDHNELIRNYIRGVRESPNLLRQDSDLVYTGNECSDEISFLDDESLNAIIC is encoded by the coding sequence ATGGGTGTTGAGGCAAAGCAAGATTCTTTATGCAGTATCAAGAAAGCTCTGAGGTGTTCTATCAGAACAAGCTGGAGATGTGCTTCTGAACATCGGGCGTTATTCAGTGCATTCCTACTGCTCTGCCTTCTGTACAAATCTTCACCGGGTTTCTTTGCTTTCCTCCTGTCCTCTTCTCCTGTAATTATATGCACCACCCTTCTCCTTGGTGTACTGCTAAGCTACGGTAGCACTCACCTTCCAGAGATCGATGAAGACAGGAAGGCTCCTGCAGATATTTCAACTCCCAAGTTTGGGTGTTCTTCCAGAAATGTTCATCTCAAAGCATATCAGAGATTTTCAGTGCCTGCAATCAAGGATAACATAATCAGGGATGCAAGTTTTGGTAGAGCAAACAGTAACAAGCATATTGATCCGGATGAGAGTCTTCCTCTTCTGAAGAGAGTTGATCAACAAGATGAGAGAGTTGATGCTGCAGGTGGTAGACTTGATAAAATGCTCACTTCTGTTCCTTTCATCGAGACACTGCAGCACGAGGTTGTTAAGAAGGAATACATGAAAGCTTATGCAAAAAAAGAGTCCAAAGATGCATTTTCTAGTAAGGGTAAGGACAATGAATATGCTAACTTGTTCGAGGATGTACATCAGTATAGAGTTGATGGGAAAGAGACAACCTTTCGTCTACACTCTTCAAGTGAGAATGTTAGGGAAGACGTTGAAACGGTGGCAAAGCCAAATCATCAAGGGAGAGTATTTATAGATGCACGGAGGGGTGAGGTGGCAGATGTTTCAGAACATAAGGCTGTCGATGGATCAGCAGGTAAATGCAGATGGGGTCGTGCTTTTTCTGTGCGTCAGAGGAAGAAACTTGCTGATATAAAGATCGAGGCTATTAATTCTGTTGTGGACGACCAATTAGATTGTTCTCTATGTTCACCATTCACTGGAGTTGGCAGCCATGATTGTTCACCAGGTTTTGACCCTGATAATGCAGAGAGATACTCTCCTGATGTTTCTACGACCAACACTGCTCCAGTGCTCGATGTGACCGAGACTGACCCTCTTTTATGTGCTAATTTCTCTTGTCCTGATCCCATTAATAATGATGATTTAGACAATCATTCCAACATCTCCTCTCAGAACTCTCAACCTGACAGTGATAGTAATGATGTGGCTGACAATAGCAAGGCCAAAGATGATGGTGAGGAGAAGGATGCTGGAAATGAGCCTGCATTCTTGTGGACAGCTGATGACGAGAAGAATGCCATGGATCTTGGGTACTCCGAGATGGAAAGGAACCGTAGGTTGGAGATATTGATGGCCAAGAGAAAATCAAGGAAGCACATGGACGTTGGCGGTATCGCGGATGATTTATCATCTTTCCGTCCGCAAGTTCTGCTTATTTCAGCACCACGGATGAACCCATTTGCTGATGAGGCAGAAATGCCTGGCTCGGCTCCTCCTATTCTGCATCCACGAAAGAGTCCTTTTGATTTCCTTACCGAACAACCAAATGACAATGGTGTCCCTGCATGTCATAATCTGAACTCCCAGAAATTCATGCCAGATTCACATCAAGACATGCTCTTCAAAAGGCACGAAAGCTTCAACCTCGGCAAACTGCAGAGACATGTCCCTCAGTTCAAGCCATGTTTTGTCCTTGAGGAATTTAACTCCGAGGAAGCAAGCAGAAGCAATTTTCAGAGGCAGTTCAGTGACAGGAGCGTGTCTAGATTGAGCGTTGTTTCTGAATGCGACACGGTTTCTTCGGTCGGTGATCAAGACCACAATGAACTCATAAGGAATTACATCCGTGGGGTACGGGAATCACCTAACCTTTTAAGACAGGATAGCGATCTTGTATATACTGGAAATGAATGCTCAGATGAGATCAGTTTCTTGGACGATGAATCTTTGAATGCTATCATCTGCTGA
- the LOC133884716 gene encoding vacuolar protein sorting 38-like, producing MSPSVGVDPTPPGPGAEEAAIVVAWRELRGQAVGLAAAAEERADLARRLEAALEVRRGLLRQGAALDEMRRRVELQRVRAEEAVVGRRRALEGVERRKELLQEQIERVLQLSRALAAAHQRVQEAKEVLSGDRARLGDLQRLLRTRQQCMVGQVAALYPVRVFHDLQQHAENRHADTNWESGTLSEENRTISGANGTHLPSVIKSPQICALTFFGWQIMKHKRKQKSYSDKELQRSAAVLGYAAHAVLLIASYLDVPLRYPLRFGGSRSYVSDCLPSAETASVASADHPSINNTYSKLTEYPLFLECQEYDSTNASYAIYLLHKDTEQLLNYIGAESSGSHLFGNLRELFRIILSDEYLYW from the exons ATGAGCCCGTCGGTTGGGGTGGATCCGACCCCGCCCGGTCCGGGCGCCGAGGAGGCGGCGATCGTAGTCGCGTGGCGGGAGCTGCGGGGCCAGGCCGTGGGGCTCGCGGCTGCCGCCGAGGAACGGGCGGACCTGGCCCGCCGCCTCGAGGCCGCGCTCGAG GTGAGGAGGGGGTTGCTGAGGCAGGGCGCGGCGCTGGACGAGATGAGGCGGAGGGTGGAGCTCCAGCGGGTGCGcgcggaggaggccgtcgtcgGCAGGAGGCGGGCGCTCGAGGGCGTTGAGCGGCGGAAGGAGCTGCTGCAGGAGCAGATCGAGCGGGTGctgcagctctccagggccctTGCCGCCGCGCACCAGCGAGTACAG GAAGCGAAGGAGGTGTTATCTGGAGACAGGGCCAGGCTTGGGGATCTGCAGAGGCTGCTTAGGACGAGGCAGCAGTGCATGGTAGGCCAGGTTGCTGCCTTGTACCCTGTGAGGGTCTTCCATGATCTGCAACAACATGCAGAAAACCGTCATGCCGATACTAATT GGGAGAGTGGAACACTTTCAGAGGAAAATAGAACAATTTCAGGGGCAAATGGAACACATTTACCCAGCGTTATCAAATCTCCACAAATATGCGCTTTGACGTTTTTTGGCTGGCAAATCATGAAGCATAAAAGAAAGCAAAAGAGTTACAGTGACAAGGAGCTTCAGAGGTCTGCGGCTGTTCTTGGATATGCAGCACAT GCAGTCTTGCTCATTGCCTCCTATCTTGATGTTCCCCTCCGATATCCTTTGCGCTTTGGAGGGTCCCGATCTTATGTCAGTGATTGTTTGCCTTCAGCTGAAACAGCATCTGTTGCTTCAGCAGACCACCCAAGTATCAACAACACCTACTCAAAACTAACAGAATACCCCCTTTTCCTGGAATGTCAAGAATATGACTCCACTAATGCATCCTATGCCATTTATTTGTTGCATAAG GATACGGAGCAGCTTTTGAACTACATTGGAGCAGAGAGCTCTGGGAGCCACCTATTTGGTAATCTGCGAGAACTTTTTAGGATCATACTGTCGGATGAGTATCTGTACTGGTGA
- the LOC133884680 gene encoding histone-lysine N-methyltransferase, H3 lysine-9 specific SUVH1-like, whose protein sequence is MYRASNFIPDPNQELLDAKPLRSLAPMFPAPMGVNVNQSSTPPLVCVTPVSQFPIGFGAGNLPAFGSINTFGATANGVSYAGTSANGPIDATPISAYKTRSSIIPLDGDDEPYAGTQTPASERKTRRGRPPNSSAGDGSNGVKSKRPKPTYKNFVAGKELAFLPSSSTDPRETVEAVHMTFEALRRRHLQLDETQEASRRADLKAGAIMMASNIRANSGKRIGTVPGVEIGDIFYFRMELCVIGLHAPSMGGIDYMTAKFGNVEDSVAICIVSAGGYENEDDDTDVLVYSGQGGNSRNTEERHDQKLERGNLALERSLHRKNEIRVVRGFKDPFCITGKIYIYDGLYKIHESWKERTRSGINCFKYKLLREPGQPDGAAIWKMTQRWIANPASRDSVILADLSSGAEIVPVCLVNEVNHEKGPGHFTYTNQVKYLRPHSSMKPLQGCGCQSVCLPGDATCACGQHNGGDLPYSSSGLLVCRKPTIYECSESCHCSSNCRNRVTQKGVRLHFEVFRTTNRGWGLRCWEPIRAGAFICEYAGEVIDELKVNLDDSEDDYIFQTVCPGEKTLKWNYGPELIGEESTYVLADEFESLPIKISAKNMGNISRFMNHSCSPNVFWQPVQYDHGDDRHPHIMFFALKHIPPMAELTYDYGVAGAESSSVGSRRTKDCMCGSQNCRGLF, encoded by the coding sequence ATGTACAGGGCTTCAAATTTCATACCTGATCCTAATCAGGAGCTCCTGGATGCCAAGCCATTAAGGTCTTTAGCTCCTATGTTCCCTGCACCCATGGGAGTCAATGTTAATCAGTCAAGCACCCCACCGTTGGTTTGTGTCACTCCGGTTAGCCAATTTCCTATAGGGTTTGGTGCTGGGAACCTTCCTGCCTTTGGATCGATCAACACATTCGGTGCCACTGCGAATGGTGTTTCGTATGCAGGCACCAGTGCTAATGGGCCCATTGATGCCACCCCTATCTCGGCGTACAAGACGAGATCAAGCATTATACCactagatggtgatgatgagccTTACGCGGGTACCCAAACTCCAGCATCTGAACGGAAGACTAGGAGAGGCCGTCCTCCTAACAGTTCTGCTGGTGATGGCTCAAATGGAGTGAAGTCCAAGCGTCCTAAGCCCACATACAAGAATTTTGTTGCTGGCAAGGAGCTTGCCTTTCTGCCATCTTCGTCCACTGATCCCAGGGAGACTGTGGAAGCAGTTCACATGACCTTTGAGGCACTCAGACGGAGACATCTGCAATTGGATGAAACACAAGAGGCTAGCAGACGCGCGGACCTGAAGGCTGGTGCCATCATGATGGCCAGTAATATCAGGGCCAATTCGGGAAAGAGGATAGGGACTGTCCCTGGAGTAGAAATAGGGGATATTTTCTATTTCAGGATGGAGCTGTGTGTCATTGGGTTGCATGCACCTAGCATGGGTGGCATTGATTACATGACCGCTAAATTTGGAAATGTCGAGGATTCTGTAGCAATATGTATCGTCTCTGCAGGTGGTTATGAGAATGAGGATGACGACACAGATGTGCTGGTGTACAGTGGTCAAGGGGGAAATAGTAGGAATACTGAAGAGAGGCATGACCAGAAGCTTGAAAGGGGTAACCTAGCCCTCGAGAGGAGCCTGCATAGGAAGAATGAGATTAGGGTTGTACGAGGCTTCAAGGATCCATTTTGCATAACTGGTAAAATTTACATATATGATGGCCTCTACAAGATTCATGAGTCCTGGAAGGAGAGGACAAGGTCTGGTATCAATTGCTTCAAGTACAAGCTGCTGCGTGAACCTGGACAGCCTGATGGAGCTGCAATATGGAAGATGACTCAGAGATGGATAGCTAATCCAGCTAGCAGAGACAGTGTTATTCTAGCGGATCTATCATCTGGGGCTGAAATTGTGCCAGTTTGTCTTGTCAATGAGGTAAACCATGAGAAAGGACCTGGACATTTCACCTATACTAATCAGGTCAAATACTTGAGGCCCCACAGTTCTATGAAACCGTTGCAGGGCTGTGGATGCCAGAGTGTTTGCCTGCCTGGTGATGCCACTTGTGCTTGTGGACAGCATAATGGAGGCGACTTACCTTACAGCTCATCAGGATTGTTGGTGTGCCGCAAACCAACAATATATGAATGTAGTGAATCTTGCCACTGTTCTTCAAATTGCCGGAACAGAGTAACCCAAAAAGGGGTCAGGTTGCATTTTGAGGTCTTCAGGACCACGAATCGAGGCTGGGGTCTTCGCTGCTGGGAGCCTATTCGTGCTGGTGCATTTATATGTGAGTATGCTGGTGAGGTCATTGATGAGCTCAAAGTTAATTTGGATGATAGTGAAGATGATTACATTTTTCAGACTGTATGTCCTGGCGAGAAGACATTAAAATGGAACTATGGGCCTGAACTGATAGGTGAGGAGAGCACATATGTTTTGGCTGATGAATTTGAGTCACTGCCCATCAAGATAAGTGCAAAAAACATGGGAAATATCTCTCGTTTCATGAACCACAGTTGCTCACCAAATGTCTTCTGGCAACCAGTTCAATATGACCATGGAGATGACAGGCACCCACATATCATGTTCTTTGCACTAAAGCATATTCCTCCCATGGCAGAACTGACTTATGACTATGGTGTGGCTGGAGCTGAGTCCAGCAGTGTAGGTTCTCGTAGAACTAAGGACTGCATGTGTGGATCACAAAACTGCCGGGGTCTCTTTTGA